In one Chitinophaga sancti genomic region, the following are encoded:
- a CDS encoding RagB/SusD family nutrient uptake outer membrane protein yields MKRLLYTALLCCTLLCGCKKLFDIKPKEALDHSAVYQNVNDADAAVIGIYGKLMGLSARYMILNELRGDLVDVTTSTTDKYLQELNIHDVSTDNTYADPRPFYEVIMNCNDALKNFDAMLQDKRMSNDDYILRYSAVGAIRSWLYLQLGIHYGEIPYITDPLETIDAIKDAARFPRISFDELLDKLVTFTEGLPYKYPFPAGTSLLITTDGYSTEKFFINIKCLLGELYLWKGNYTQAALNYRVMMNYADVLYPAMNSEQWYEVYRIGYTANLSGALWSNIFSQPYGERYSNYEIIWNLPFDKNFAPSNPFIALCDNIRGSYQIRPSELAIANWNKQFRSDNTPVDQRGPNVSYKYSGTQPVIKKYTYNYNPLLPFETNSKWILFRAAALHLHYAEAANRDNRDKIAYALMNTGIKNTYDPVYMATGVTGGEGRNVTDIEQTKDVAPYDFDARDGNYPQFRNVWYRNIGVRGRMGLKSVKVDSTGVFDMSNPLLTDKPVINRPELINRMEDLIIDEDGLELAFEGYRWPDLLRIALRRQATDPAWLANKIAAKFIAAHDSRAEAVRSRLMNKANWYLPFKW; encoded by the coding sequence ATGAAACGATTACTCTATACTGCACTGCTTTGTTGTACGCTATTATGTGGCTGCAAAAAACTGTTTGACATCAAACCCAAAGAAGCATTGGATCACTCAGCAGTGTACCAGAATGTAAATGATGCAGATGCTGCCGTGATTGGTATTTACGGAAAGCTAATGGGCCTTTCGGCCCGCTATATGATCCTCAATGAACTGAGAGGCGACCTGGTAGATGTAACTACTTCCACCACAGATAAGTACCTGCAGGAGCTTAATATACATGATGTGAGTACGGATAATACCTACGCTGATCCCCGCCCATTTTATGAAGTGATCATGAATTGCAACGATGCGCTGAAGAACTTCGATGCCATGCTGCAGGATAAGCGGATGAGCAACGATGATTATATACTCCGTTACTCAGCAGTAGGTGCCATCCGTTCCTGGCTTTATCTGCAATTAGGAATCCATTATGGTGAAATACCCTACATCACAGACCCGCTGGAGACGATAGATGCAATTAAGGATGCAGCCAGGTTTCCCCGTATTAGCTTCGATGAATTGCTGGATAAACTTGTCACTTTTACAGAAGGGCTGCCTTACAAATATCCTTTCCCTGCAGGTACCTCATTGCTCATTACAACGGATGGTTATTCCACCGAAAAGTTCTTTATCAATATCAAATGCCTGCTGGGTGAATTGTATCTCTGGAAAGGGAATTATACACAGGCTGCCCTTAACTACAGGGTGATGATGAACTATGCAGATGTGCTGTATCCTGCCATGAACAGTGAGCAATGGTACGAGGTATATAGAATCGGCTACACCGCCAATCTGTCCGGCGCACTGTGGAGTAACATCTTCAGTCAGCCCTACGGGGAGCGTTATTCAAACTATGAAATCATCTGGAACCTGCCATTCGATAAGAACTTTGCACCCTCCAATCCTTTCATAGCGCTTTGTGACAATATCAGAGGGAGTTATCAGATCCGTCCTTCAGAGCTGGCAATTGCTAACTGGAATAAGCAATTCAGAAGTGATAACACACCGGTAGATCAGCGTGGGCCGAATGTTTCTTATAAGTATTCAGGCACGCAACCGGTCATCAAAAAGTACACCTACAACTATAATCCTTTGCTACCTTTCGAAACCAACAGCAAATGGATCCTGTTCCGCGCAGCAGCATTGCATTTACACTATGCAGAAGCCGCCAACCGGGATAACCGTGATAAAATTGCCTATGCATTGATGAATACCGGCATTAAGAACACCTACGACCCTGTATACATGGCCACCGGTGTAACAGGAGGAGAGGGGCGTAATGTTACAGATATAGAACAAACCAAAGATGTAGCTCCTTATGACTTTGATGCCCGTGATGGCAACTATCCGCAGTTCCGCAATGTCTGGTATCGTAATATAGGCGTACGCGGTAGAATGGGGTTGAAATCAGTAAAGGTAGATTCAACCGGGGTATTCGATATGAGCAATCCATTACTGACGGATAAACCTGTCATTAACAGGCCGGAGCTGATCAACAGGATGGAAGATTTGATCATAGACGAGGATGGCCTTGAACTGGCCTTTGAGGGCTATCGCTGGCCGGACCTGCTCCGTATTGCACTTCGCAGGCAAGCTACTGATCCTGCCTGGCTGGCTAACAAGATCGCTGCCAAATTTATAGCTGCCCATGATAGCCGGGCAGAAGCCGTAAGATCAAGATTAATGAACAAAGCAAACTGGTACTTACCGTTTAAATGGTAA
- a CDS encoding rhamnogalacturonan lyase codes for MMHFLFLLLFAPVEKLDRGLIAIPQSATETFLSWRLLATDPATITFNIYRQSNGKLQKLASQPVTNFVDKHTDIHHAQTYVVKSVINGKESSTATFTIPADAPIQQYLAIPLKTPPGYTPNDASAADLDGDGQYEIVLHQTGRAKDNSQSGITDPPIFQAYKLDGTFLWEINLGRNIREGAHYTQFMVYDLDGDGIAEFACKTADGSIDGKGRVIGDSTKDYRTLDPTSKSYGRILDGPEYFTIFSGKTGEALATADYIPGRGDVGAWGGYGGNGGTDHYGNRVDRFLACVAYLDGEHPSVVMCRGYYGRIVLAAWDYRNGTLSSRWVFDTEDGRNPYSGMGNHNLSVADVDNDGKDEIIYGSMCVDDNGKGLYTTGLRHGDALHVGDLDPDHPGLEVFGIHELENGAKGTGAAMYDARTGEILFRGSIDQDVGRGVAENIDSSRGGAQLWWSGSKGLYDTKGNRIGDAPRSTNFLIWWDGDLSRELLDGNHIDKYGRGTIFTAEGCVANNGTKATPALTADLFGDWREELVMRTTDNQSLRIYTTTIPTTHRIITLMQDHQYRMSIIWQNVGYNQPPHTGFYPGKF; via the coding sequence ATGATGCACTTCTTATTCCTGCTTTTATTTGCACCTGTTGAAAAACTGGACCGTGGGCTCATTGCCATTCCGCAGTCAGCTACAGAGACTTTCCTCAGCTGGCGGCTGCTTGCTACAGATCCGGCTACGATCACGTTCAATATCTACAGGCAATCGAATGGTAAATTGCAAAAGCTGGCTTCACAACCGGTTACCAACTTTGTGGATAAGCATACGGATATTCACCATGCGCAGACCTACGTGGTTAAGTCTGTCATTAATGGCAAAGAAAGCAGCACTGCTACTTTCACAATCCCTGCAGATGCGCCCATTCAGCAATACCTGGCTATTCCTCTTAAAACTCCACCCGGCTATACACCCAACGATGCCTCAGCCGCTGACCTGGACGGTGATGGCCAATACGAGATCGTCCTGCACCAAACCGGCCGGGCCAAAGACAACTCACAATCAGGCATCACTGATCCGCCTATCTTCCAGGCTTATAAACTGGATGGCACCTTCCTCTGGGAAATTAACCTGGGCCGCAATATCCGCGAAGGGGCTCACTACACCCAGTTCATGGTCTACGACCTGGATGGTGACGGCATCGCGGAATTTGCCTGTAAAACCGCTGATGGCAGCATCGATGGCAAAGGCAGGGTAATCGGGGATAGCACCAAAGACTACAGGACCCTGGACCCCACTTCCAAATCCTACGGCAGAATCCTGGATGGCCCGGAATACTTCACCATCTTCAGCGGCAAAACCGGCGAAGCCCTGGCCACGGCCGATTACATTCCCGGCCGTGGGGATGTCGGTGCCTGGGGCGGGTATGGTGGCAATGGGGGTACAGACCACTACGGCAACCGTGTAGACCGCTTCCTTGCCTGTGTTGCTTACCTGGATGGTGAACACCCCAGTGTGGTGATGTGCAGGGGCTATTATGGTCGTATCGTACTCGCTGCCTGGGATTACCGCAATGGCACACTCAGTTCCCGCTGGGTATTCGATACCGAAGATGGTCGCAATCCTTACTCCGGCATGGGTAATCATAACCTGAGCGTAGCCGATGTGGATAATGATGGTAAAGATGAGATTATCTACGGCTCCATGTGCGTAGATGACAATGGCAAAGGATTATATACCACTGGCCTGCGTCACGGCGATGCCCTGCATGTCGGGGATCTGGACCCGGATCACCCCGGCCTGGAAGTATTTGGTATTCATGAACTGGAAAACGGTGCAAAAGGTACCGGGGCTGCAATGTACGATGCCCGTACCGGCGAAATCCTCTTCAGGGGCTCCATTGATCAGGATGTAGGCCGTGGTGTAGCAGAGAATATCGATAGCAGTCGCGGTGGTGCCCAGCTATGGTGGTCAGGCTCCAAAGGCTTGTATGATACCAAAGGAAACCGTATCGGGGATGCGCCCCGTTCTACCAACTTCCTTATCTGGTGGGATGGAGACCTGAGCCGCGAGCTCCTGGATGGCAATCATATAGACAAGTATGGCAGGGGCACCATTTTTACGGCAGAAGGTTGTGTGGCCAACAATGGAACCAAGGCAACACCGGCGCTGACAGCTGATCTTTTTGGCGACTGGCGGGAGGAATTGGTCATGAGAACAACAGATAATCAATCATTGCGAATTTATACCACGACCATCCCTACCACCCACAGGATCATTACTTTAATGCAGGATCACCAGTATAGAATGAGCATAATATGGCAGAATGTAGGCTATAACCAGCCACCCCATACAGGGTTTTATCCCGGAAAGTTTTAA
- a CDS encoding acyl-CoA thioesterase: MNFYTRKWVKPEDLNAHGSLFGGSLLSWIDEEAAIYAIIQLGTNRCVTKYMSEINFISSAKQGDILELGIKAIHFGTTSLTLTCEARNKITKKSILTIDKMVFVSVDENGKPWPHGKTEITYTDERLREE; the protein is encoded by the coding sequence ATGAACTTTTATACTAGAAAATGGGTAAAACCGGAGGATCTGAATGCTCACGGTTCTTTGTTCGGCGGTAGTTTATTATCCTGGATCGATGAAGAGGCAGCAATTTATGCCATCATCCAGTTAGGTACAAACCGTTGTGTGACCAAGTACATGTCCGAGATCAATTTCATCAGCTCTGCGAAGCAGGGCGACATCCTGGAATTGGGAATCAAGGCCATTCACTTTGGTACCACCTCTCTGACCCTTACCTGCGAAGCCCGTAATAAAATTACCAAGAAGAGCATCCTGACCATCGATAAGATGGTATTTGTGAGTGTGGATGAAAATGGGAAACCATGGCCACACGGTAAAACAGAGATCACTTACACCGACGAGCGCCTGCGCGAGGAGTAA
- a CDS encoding TerC family protein has protein sequence MENLFTVDSLISLLTLSVLEIVLGIDNIVFVSILAGKLPADKQKKARRLGMTLAMFIRVGLLMSISWIMSLTTPLFNPGSWIGIQNPKWLEMAAISGRDLILLIGGLFLIYKSTSEIHEKLEGHEHSTNAPKVAGFSQTIIQILLLDIVFSLDSVITAVGMADHIEIMIAAVIIAVGIMLLAAEGISKFVDTHPTVKMLALSFLLLIGVSLLAEAFDQHIPKGYIYFAMAFSVFIELLNLKMRAKSDHPVKLKQTIV, from the coding sequence ATGGAAAATCTATTTACAGTTGATTCTCTTATCAGCCTGTTGACCCTGAGCGTACTTGAAATTGTGTTAGGAATAGACAACATTGTATTTGTATCTATCCTTGCCGGCAAGCTACCGGCAGACAAACAAAAGAAAGCCAGAAGGCTGGGGATGACCCTGGCTATGTTCATCAGGGTTGGCTTACTGATGTCTATTAGCTGGATTATGTCACTGACTACACCGCTCTTCAACCCGGGTAGCTGGATTGGCATTCAAAATCCGAAATGGCTGGAGATGGCAGCAATCTCCGGCAGAGATCTGATCCTGCTTATTGGAGGGCTGTTTTTGATTTACAAAAGCACCTCTGAAATTCATGAAAAACTGGAGGGCCATGAGCATTCCACTAATGCGCCTAAAGTAGCCGGTTTTTCCCAGACTATTATCCAGATCCTGCTACTGGATATCGTCTTTTCACTGGACTCTGTAATCACTGCGGTGGGGATGGCTGATCATATCGAAATTATGATTGCAGCGGTGATCATAGCAGTGGGTATTATGCTGCTGGCAGCTGAAGGGATCAGCAAGTTTGTAGACACACATCCTACAGTGAAAATGCTGGCCCTGTCCTTCTTATTACTCATCGGGGTGTCTTTACTGGCAGAAGCATTTGACCAGCACATTCCAAAGGGCTATATATACTTTGCGATGGCGTTCTCCGTATTTATCGAATTATTAAATCTGAAAATGCGTGCAAAGAGCGATCACCCGGTAAAACTCAAACAGACGATAGTATAA
- a CDS encoding HAD family hydrolase: MSIKVIAFDADDTLWVNEPYFRETENEFCQLMEAYLPQHTVARELLHTEIKNLTLYGYGIKGFMLSMIETALTVSNNTIDITAVDKIITYGKALLARPIVVLEGVEEVLQSLKSDYRLVVATKGDLLDQERKLKNSGLDHYFHHVEVMSEKQPKDYKKLLKHLDILPEQFLMIGNSLKSDVLPVLDLGGHAIHIPFHTTWAHEHVDVHIDNPNFRQVEQILDVLPLFISPSSEIS, from the coding sequence ATGAGTATAAAAGTAATCGCGTTCGACGCAGACGATACTCTCTGGGTCAATGAACCCTATTTCCGTGAAACTGAGAACGAGTTCTGCCAGCTAATGGAAGCCTACCTGCCCCAGCACACCGTTGCAAGAGAACTGTTGCATACAGAGATCAAAAACCTTACCCTGTATGGTTATGGTATCAAAGGATTCATGCTCTCTATGATAGAGACCGCCCTCACGGTCAGCAACAATACCATCGACATCACTGCTGTAGATAAGATCATTACCTATGGTAAGGCATTGTTAGCCCGCCCTATAGTGGTACTGGAAGGGGTGGAAGAAGTATTGCAATCACTGAAAAGTGACTACCGGTTGGTGGTGGCCACCAAGGGAGACCTGCTGGACCAGGAACGGAAACTCAAAAACTCAGGTTTGGATCATTATTTTCATCATGTGGAAGTAATGTCCGAGAAACAGCCTAAGGACTATAAAAAATTACTAAAGCACCTGGATATCCTGCCGGAACAATTCCTGATGATAGGGAATAGCCTGAAGTCGGATGTGCTGCCTGTGCTGGACTTAGGTGGCCACGCTATCCACATTCCTTTTCACACCACCTGGGCGCATGAACATGTAGATGTGCATATAGACAATCCTAACTTCAGGCAGGTGGAACAGATCCTGGATGTATTGCCATTGTTTATCTCCCCCTCCAGCGAAATTTCCTGA